A single region of the Salvia splendens isolate huo1 chromosome 18, SspV2, whole genome shotgun sequence genome encodes:
- the LOC121777392 gene encoding probable splicing factor 3A subunit 1: MLGSLPILPLPAPPEDGDLGPLPASQVTEESDDEKNLENENQKMAIDKPSSAPPSVATHTRSIGVIHPPIDIRTIVDKTAQFVAKNGPEFEKRIIVSNEGNAKFNFLRSSDPYHAYYQHRLAESRSQNQNSAAQPPQPEAAPESVSSTPAADANDASAKPDPSAQFRTVRKVLDPPEAEQYIVRLPEGITGEELDIIKLTAQFVARNGKSFLTGLTSRESTNPQFHFLRPTHSMFMFFTSLADAYSKVLMPPKGLSDKLKNSVLDMTTVLERCLNRLEWERSQEQARQKAEDEIEQERLQMAMIDWHDFVVVESIDFADDEDEDLPPPMTLEEVIRRSKMSAMEEEDFVEPGKEVEMEMDEEEVQLVEEGMRAASLEENGDVKRSEVKVLLEENEPPMRIVKNWKRPEDRIPAERDPTKYVVSPITGELIPISEMSEHMRISLIDPKFKEQKDRMFAKIRETTLAADDEISRNIVGLARTRPDIFGTTAEEVSNAVKAEIEKKKDEQPKQVMWDGHTGSIGRTASLALTQNTGMEDMGDGLNNDGRSLQGPAPPPPRPGMPSIRPLPPPPGLALNIPRPPTMVQYPNPTGTGGVAPPPPGPPVVNVIPSIHPPPPSMPMMHGQNLMGNRPPMPPSMPLNSNIPVPPPPGSQFTPLGGHRFQPGMPMPQPGMSMVPPPPMPLGMPPPPPPEEAPPPLPEEPEPKRQRLDDSLLIPEEQFLAKHPGTARISISVPNTDEGNMKGQVLEIAVQSLTETVASLKEKIAGEIQLPSNKQKLSGKAGFLKDNLSLAYYNVGPGEALSLSLRERGGRKR; this comes from the exons ATGCTGGGTTCATTGCCAATATTGCCCCTGCCGGCACCACCTGAAGACGGCGATCTCGGCCCGTTACCCGCCTCTCAAGTGACTGAGGAATCTGATGATGAGAAAAATTTGGAGAATGAAAACCAGAAGATGGCCATTGATAAGCCCAGCTCAGCTCCACCATCAGTAGCAACACACACTAGGTCCATAGGAGTTATTCACCCGCCTATAGACATTAGAACTATTGTAGACAAAACTGCTCAGTTTGTGGCAAAAAATGGACCGGAGTTTGAGAAAAGAATTATTGTAAGCAATGAAGGGAATGCGAAATTCAACTTTTTACGCTCTTCTGATCCTTACCATGCTTATTATCAGCATCGTCTAGCTGAATCTCGATCACAGAATCAGAATTCTGCTGCACAGCCTCCTCAGCCGGAGGCTGCCCCTGAATCAGTTAGTAGTACTCCAGCTGCTGATGCGAATGATGCCTCAGCCAAGCCTGACCCTTCTGCCCAATTCCGAACTGTACGTAAGGTTCTTGACCCACCAGAGGCAGAGCAATATATTGTTCGGCTACCTGAAGGGATTACAGGGGAGGAATTGGATATAATTAAGCTCACTGCTCAGTTTGTGGCGAGAAACGGGAAGTCTTTTTTGACTGGTTTGACTAGCAGAGAGAGCACCAATCCTCAGTTTCATTTTCTAAGGCCAACACACAGTATGTTTATGTTCTTTACATCTCTTGCTGATGCTTATTCAAAAGTCTTAATGCCTCCTAAAGGGCTCTCAGATAAGCTAAAAAATAGCGTCCTTGATATGACTACTGTCCTGGAACGCTGCTTAAATCGCCTTGAATGGGAACGGTCGCAAGAGCAGGCTAGGCAAAAAGCTGAAGATGAGATAGAGCAGGAACGACTGCAGATGGCTATGATTGACTGGCATGACTTTGTTGTGGTTGAGTCAATAGACTTTGCtgatgatgaggatgaggaCTTACCTCCTCCAATGACACTTGAGGAAGTGATAAGAAGAAGCAAGATGTCAGCTATGGAGGAAGAAGATTTCGTCGAGCCTGGCAAGGAGGTAGAAATGGAAATGGATGAAGAAGAGGTCCAACTGGTTGAGGAGGGCATGAGGGCAGCAAGTCTGGAGGAGAACGGCGATGTGAAGAGGAGTGAGGTCAAGGTTTTGCTAGAAGAGAACGAACCACCCATGCGAATTGTGAAAAATTGGAAGAGGCCCGAGGACAGAATCCCAGCTGAAAGGGATCCTACTAAATATGTCGTCTCTCCAATAACTGGTGAGCTTATTCCTATTAGTGAGATGTCCGAACACATGAGAATTTCTCTTATTGATCCCAAGTTTAAGGAACAGAAGGATAGGATGTTTGCTAAGATAAGAGAGACCACCCTTGCTGCGGACGATGAGATATCCAGGAACATTGTAGGACTAGCAAGAACACGTCCTGATATTTTTGGTACAACAGCAGAAGAAGTTTCTAATGCTGTGAAGGCTGAAATTGAAAAGAAGAAAGATGAGCAACCAAAACAGGTCATGTGGGATGGTCATACTGGAAGTATTGGCCGCACAGCCAGCCTGGCCTTGACTCAGAATACTGGTATGGAGGACATGGGTGATGGTTTAAACAATGACGGCAGGAGCCTTCAGGGTCCAGCACCTCCTCCTCCTAGGCCTGGTATGCCATCAATCAGGCCACTACCTCCACCTCCTGGTCTTGCTTTAAATATTCCCAGGCCCCCCACAATGGTTCAATATCCAAACCCAACCGGCACTGGTGGTGTTGCACCACCTCCACCCGGGCCCCCTGTTGTCAATGTAATTCCTTCTATTCACCCTCCACCTCCTTCAATGCCTATGATGCACGGGCAAAATCTTATGGGAAACCGTCCTCCAATGCCACCATCTATGCCCTTGAATTCTAATATTCCTGTTCCACCACCACCTGGATCGCAGTTTACACCTTTGGGAGGTCACAGATTCCAGCCAGGCATGCCTATGCCCCAACCAGGCATGTCTATGGTTCCTCCACCTCCTATGCCCCTAGGCatgcctccaccaccaccacctgaaGAGGCCCCTCCACCCCTTCCTGAAGAACCAGAGCCCAAGAGGCAAAGGCTTGACGACTCTTTGCTCATTCCGGAAGAACAGTTCCTCGCAAAACATCCT GGTACTGCTCGTATTAGTATATCAGTGCCTAACACTGATGAAGGAAACATGAAAGGTCAAGTGTTGGAGATTGCTGTGCAGTCCTTGACTGAAACAGTTGCAAGTTTGAAAGAGAAAATTGCTGGGGAGATCCAGCTTCCTTCAAATAAGCAGAAGCTGAGTGGGAAGGCAGGGTTCCTCAAGGACAATTTGTCTCTTGCTTATTATAATGTTGGACCTGGAGAGGCACTATCTCTTTCTCTTAGAGAGCGTGGTGGTAGGAAGAGATGA
- the LOC121777393 gene encoding vacuolar-sorting receptor 6-like, producing the protein MAAAVAVAATTTAAASCVLAVTLVLLLSTAVESRFVVEKSSISVVSPFDKRSKHDAAIANFGVPDYGGSLTGTLVYPDKGQVGCSAFDGDRPFKPKSSRPTILLLDRGECFFALKVWNGQQAGASAVLVADIIDEPLITMDSPQDSSPEAAGYVEKIGIPSALIGRPLGDTLKEALKKGEDVVVKIDWSESMPHPDERVEYELWTNSNDECGSRCDEQMNFIKNFKGHAQILEKGGYTQFTPHYITWYCPRDFVQTEQCKSQCINRGRYCAPDPELDFSSGYSGKDVVLENLRQLCVHRVANQTNRSWIWWDYVSDFHIRCSMKHNRYSKECAEEVMKSLGISVEKINKCMGDPEADTENEVLKIEQELQVGHGSRGDVTILPTMVMNNVQYRGKLERNAVLKAVCAGFKETTEPPICLSGDVETNQCLENNGGCWRDNESNVTACKDTFRGRVCECPLVNGVQFQGDGYESCHAVGPGRCSVNNGGCWSEHKHGLKFSACKDNDLSGCHCPAGFTGDGKTCQDMDECKLGTACQCDGCSCKNTWGGFECSCRGDQIYINEHDTCIERKSSKLSGILTVVVLAVVMSVGLAGYIFYKYRLRSYMDSEIMAIMSQYMPLDSQQNQQVVHHDNEPLAHSSSV; encoded by the exons ATGGctgcggcggtggcggtggcggcgacGACAACGGCGGCAGCCTCTTGTGTGTTAGCAGTAACACTAGTTTTACTACTGTCAACAGCAGTGGAATCAAGATTCGTGGTGGAGAAGAGCAGCATCAGCGTGGTGTCGCCTTTCGACAAGCGGTCAAAGCACGATGCTGCCATCGCGAACTTCGGCGTGCCCGACTACGGCGGCTCGTTGACCGGCACTCTGGTCTACCCCGACAAGGGCCAGGTCGGCTGCTCCGCCTTCGACGGAGATAGGCCATTCAAGCCGAAGTCGTCTCGCCCCACCATTCTCCTCCTCGACCGTGGAG AGTGCTTCTTCGCGCTAAAGGTATGGAACGGGCAGCAGGCGGGGGCGTCGGCGGTTCTAGTAGCGGACATCATAGACGAACCTCTCATCACCATGGACTCGCCCCAAGACAGCAGCCCCGAAGCTGCCGGATACGTGGAGAAGATCGGCATCCCGTCGGCTCTCATCGGTCGTCCTTTGGGCGACACACTCAAGGAGGCCCTCAAGAAAGGCGAGGACGTCGTGGTCAAGATAGACTGGTCAGAGTCGATGCCTCACCCCGACGAGAGGGTGGAGTACGAGCTCTGGACCAACAGCAACGACGAGTGCGGCAGCCGCTGCGACGAGCAGATGAACTTCATCAAGAACTTCAAGGGCCACGCACAGATCCTCGAGAAAGGAGGGTACACGCAGTTCACGCCACACTACATCACGTGGTATTGCCCGCGGGACTTCGTGCAGACGGAGCAGTGCAAGTCGCAGTGCATCAACCGCGGCAGGTACTGCGCCCCCGACCCTGAACTGGACTTCAGCTCGGGGTATTCAGGGAAGGACGTCGTCTTGGAGAATTTGAGGCAGCTCTGTGTGCACAGAGTTGCTAACCAGACTAACCGGTCCTGGATTTGGTGGGATTATGTTTCTGATTTCCATATTAGGTGCTCCATGAAGCACAACAGGTACAGCAAAGAGTGTGCAGAGGAAGTCATGAAATCACTTG GTATATCGGTTGAGAAGATAAATAAGTGCATGGGTGATCCAGAAGCCGATACTGAGAACGAAGTCCTGAAAATCGAGCAAGAACTTCAG GTTGGTCATGGATCACGTGGCGATGTTACCATCTTACCAACTATGGTGATGAATAATGTTCAATACAGAG GGAAGTTGGAGAGGAACGCTGTGCTGAAAGCCGTATGTGCAGGGTTTAAGGAGACGACGGAGCCTCCTATTTGCCTGAGCGGAG ATGTAGAGACAAACCAGTGCCTTGAGAACAACGGAGGGTGTTGGCGCGACAATGAATCTAACGTAACAGCCTGCAAGGACACATTCAGGGGAAGAGTTTGCGAGTGCCCTTTAGTAAACGGCGTTCAGTTTCAAGGAGACGGATACGAATCATGTCACG CTGTTGGGCCGGGGAGGTGCTCTGTCAACAATGGAGGCTGCTGGTCGGAACACAAGCATGGACTTAAGTTCTCCGCGTGCAAGGACAATGATCTGTCGGGCTGCCATTGTCCGGCTGGCTTCACCGGAGATGGTAAAACGTGTCAAG ACATGGACGAGTGCAAATTAGGGACTGCCTGTCAGTGTGATGGATGTAGCTGTAAGAATACATGGGGTGGATTTGAGTGCAGTTGCAGAGGAGACCAAATCTACATAAACGAGCACGATACCTGCATTG AAAGGAAAAGCTCCAAACTGAGTGGGATTCTTACCGTTGTGGTGCTTGCCGTAGTGATGAGTGTTGGACTAGCTGGTTACATATTCTACAAATACAGACTAAGG TCTTACATGGACTCGGAGATAATGGCTATCATGTCACAATACATGCCTCTCGATAGCCAGCAGAATCAGCAGGTTGTCCATCACGACAATGAACCATTGGCGCATTCTTCCTCCGTTTAA